The Spirochaeta cellobiosiphila DSM 17781 genome contains the following window.
TTACTCTTGTAAAAATGGAGATTGCCACTGTAGCTTGTTCAATCTGCCATTCTTTATAATGGATAGATAAACTTTCATAAAAGGCCTTACGGTTTTCTATTATGCTTAGTTTAGGATTGTATGATTTGTTAAATTTTCTGACCCATGTGGAAAATAATGGGATTTTCTGCTGTTTTATTTTCAGATTATTCTTAAGGTAGTACTGGTATGCTCCTCTGAACAATAGTTTATTTAACTTTGATTGAGGATTTGGGTATATAATGGGGATTATTTTGTAGTTTCTAGGATTTTTATCTGATCACGGGAAAAGTTGAGATGTAATATGTTACACAGCAGAAATCAAATACAAATATTACTGGATATTAATTATGGAAAAAGACTTTTCAATTATTAAATTTGAACCGACTGGGAAGGAGTACTTATTACCAGATTCAAATTATTCTAAAAAGCATCTTGAGTTTTGTGAAAAGTATTCAATTAAAAAGACTTTAGAGGAAATAGAAGCTGAATATAGAAATAAGTATGATGATTATCGAGAAATTGATATTCCTATTGGTGCTTCAAGAATTGGTGGCCCTATTGTCGATTTACCTAATAATATTGAATATCCTGAAAATCATTTTTTCATGGCTCAATTAAATTTATCTGAATTTTCTCAGCATGACTCTTTAGGATTGCTTCCTAAAGAGGGTTTTTTATATTTCTTTATGGAAAAAGGATACGGAGATGAAGGTAAAGTCTTCTACTCTTCTTGTTCAAAAAAAGAATTACAAAGAATTAAATATGAACACAATGATTGGTATTACTCAGGCCAATTAATTGGAAATATTCGAAACGACAGAGAGACCTTTGATGATAGATTTATTGTAAATGATGGA
Protein-coding sequences here:
- a CDS encoding DUF1963 domain-containing protein, whose translation is MEKDFSIIKFEPTGKEYLLPDSNYSKKHLEFCEKYSIKKTLEEIEAEYRNKYDDYREIDIPIGASRIGGPIVDLPNNIEYPENHFFMAQLNLSEFSQHDSLGLLPKEGFLYFFMEKGYGDEGKVFYSSCSKKELQRIKYEHNDWYYSGQLIGNIRNDRETFDDRFIVNDGIKEWDYFARDDVSKIYGIYTNCQASEEEIRYYTNNEEILLLHIGSNFLGEGVHCVFIDKTDLKNKDFSDCRFDYNQS